From one Bacteroides fragilis NCTC 9343 genomic stretch:
- a CDS encoding acyltransferase, with translation MFLNYFVCFTSKICTENRYNYFKRIKPFLFSRIVRTWFGHVGDKISIVPPFYIRGGKYIQLGTNFRALSGLRLEAIDFYNNSSYHPSIVIGDNVVFNNSCHIGATNRIIIGNDVVVASRVFITDHFHGNTTYNDLQIPVRNRLLYSKGPVVIGNNVWIGEGASILPNVTIGDNSIVAAHAVVTKNIPANSIAVGCPARIIRTIN, from the coding sequence ATGTTTTTAAATTATTTCGTTTGTTTTACTTCTAAAATTTGTACAGAGAATCGTTATAACTATTTTAAAAGAATAAAGCCTTTTCTTTTTTCTCGAATAGTTCGTACATGGTTTGGACATGTAGGTGATAAAATATCTATTGTCCCTCCTTTTTATATACGAGGGGGAAAGTATATTCAATTAGGTACTAATTTTAGGGCATTAAGCGGGCTTCGTTTGGAAGCAATTGATTTTTATAATAATAGTTCTTATCATCCAAGTATAGTAATTGGGGATAATGTTGTTTTTAATAATAGTTGTCATATTGGAGCTACTAATAGAATTATTATTGGTAACGATGTAGTGGTGGCAAGTCGAGTTTTCATAACAGATCATTTTCATGGTAATACAACGTACAATGATTTACAAATTCCAGTAAGAAACAGACTACTATATTCTAAAGGTCCTGTTGTTATAGGTAATAATGTATGGATTGGAGAAGGAGCTTCAATTTTGCCAAATGTTACAATTGGAGATAATTCGATAGTGGCTGCACATGCTGTTGTTACAAAAAATATTCCTGCCAATTCAATTGCAGTTGGGTGTCCTGCAAGAATTATTCGAACCATAAACTAA
- a CDS encoding EpsG family protein: MNLFVLLFVFVFGIIGSYSSKFSEKNLFWLFVIVLAIIIGGRSISVPDTDQYLEFYQLTLSSSILDIPLYSYEIGFQLLTKILKLITNGSSFFYFGIIVLINSYFLFKSFSCFTDQSYPSKKSSGTLINQIKLQEFLLLYFSYWGLYYTGIVLRAGIAMSILIYLSTLLCSPYISLKKWSAIFLLAIISCSFHITALLGIIALIIFYISKKMTMRSYLLLFLLICIILFGKVSFWIVDMLDRNMPMIFSLIEDTDFAKLQAYSNIDASIKISFRFLFCLLIGLFFIICKRMPLYYYKYLNVYIVGLFLGALFSAIEAFSRIMDFFVIYSFILISMRLSTINSFKIRFSIMFSIVLIQLLFVYRIIIGL, encoded by the coding sequence GTGAATTTATTTGTCCTACTTTTTGTTTTTGTATTTGGTATTATTGGATCTTATTCCTCTAAATTTTCTGAGAAGAATCTGTTTTGGCTTTTTGTAATAGTTTTGGCTATTATAATAGGAGGTCGTAGTATATCTGTACCTGATACGGACCAATATTTAGAATTTTATCAGCTAACACTTTCCTCTTCTATCTTAGATATTCCTTTATACTCTTATGAAATAGGATTTCAATTATTGACTAAGATATTAAAGCTGATAACGAATGGTTCTTCTTTCTTTTATTTTGGAATAATTGTTCTTATAAATTCATATTTTCTTTTTAAATCTTTCAGCTGTTTTACAGATCAGTCTTACCCCTCAAAAAAATCTTCTGGTACTCTAATTAATCAAATTAAATTACAAGAGTTCCTTCTGTTATACTTTTCATATTGGGGATTGTATTATACAGGTATCGTTTTAAGGGCAGGAATTGCTATGTCTATTCTAATTTATCTATCAACTTTATTGTGTTCCCCTTATATCTCTTTAAAAAAATGGTCAGCGATATTTTTATTAGCAATTATATCTTGTTCTTTCCATATTACTGCCCTTTTAGGAATTATTGCTCTTATTATTTTTTATATATCAAAGAAAATGACAATGAGATCGTATTTGTTACTTTTCTTGTTGATCTGTATAATTTTATTTGGAAAGGTAAGCTTTTGGATTGTAGATATGTTAGATAGGAATATGCCCATGATATTTTCATTGATAGAGGATACTGATTTTGCTAAATTGCAAGCATACAGTAATATTGATGCTTCTATTAAAATTTCATTTCGTTTTTTATTTTGTTTGCTTATAGGCTTGTTTTTTATAATATGTAAAAGGATGCCGCTATATTATTATAAATATTTGAACGTTTATATTGTTGGTTTATTTTTGGGGGCACTTTTTAGTGCTATTGAAGCGTTCTCTAGAATAATGGACTTTTTTGTTATATATTCTTTTATCCTTATTTCAATGCGTTTGTCTACTATAAATAGTTTTAAAATACGCTTTAGTATAATGTTTTCTATTGTATTAATACAATTATTGTTTGTCTATAGAATTATTATTGGTTTATGA
- a CDS encoding glycosyltransferase, protein MNNHIKRKAVSVVIVTFNSENLIMDCLDSIFKYNDISDDLEVVLVDNCSKNYLSMFGSIEEKYGNKVVLINNKVNGGYGQGNNLGVEVAKAPIILIMNPDVRLVKPIFKRILSLFERRNIAIAGMQQYESLLKRSQSFLMLREDLCSLFLYAVYTKINKFNEKYFCISGACFAVRKSVFTKVGMFDEQMFLYGEERMLHYKILRLGNYHIVYDSTIGYLHPKENREFSSKNFLLGYHSFIYTCDKLGLDLHRSRNKMLNMYRFLEFYSWARGDKLKVKYYKEIIKLIKNNI, encoded by the coding sequence ATGAATAATCATATTAAGAGGAAAGCTGTATCAGTTGTTATAGTTACTTTTAATTCGGAAAATTTAATAATGGATTGTCTGGATTCAATTTTTAAGTATAATGATATTTCTGATGATTTGGAAGTAGTGCTAGTTGATAATTGTAGTAAAAATTATTTGTCTATGTTTGGCTCTATTGAAGAAAAGTATGGCAATAAAGTTGTTCTTATAAATAATAAAGTTAATGGTGGTTATGGGCAAGGCAATAATTTAGGGGTAGAGGTTGCAAAAGCACCAATAATTCTAATAATGAATCCTGATGTTAGATTGGTTAAGCCTATTTTTAAAAGAATTTTGTCTTTATTTGAAAGGAGGAATATTGCAATAGCTGGTATGCAACAATATGAATCATTGTTGAAAAGAAGCCAATCATTTTTAATGTTGAGAGAGGATTTGTGTAGCTTATTTTTATATGCGGTATACACTAAGATAAATAAGTTTAATGAAAAATATTTTTGTATATCTGGTGCTTGTTTTGCTGTTAGAAAATCTGTTTTTACTAAAGTAGGAATGTTTGATGAACAAATGTTTCTTTATGGTGAGGAGCGAATGTTACATTATAAAATTTTACGTTTAGGAAATTATCATATTGTATATGATAGTACAATTGGATATTTACATCCTAAGGAGAATCGGGAATTTTCTTCTAAAAATTTCTTGCTTGGTTATCATTCATTTATATATACATGTGATAAATTAGGATTAGACCTGCATAGATCTCGTAATAAGATGTTAAACATGTATAGATTCCTTGAATTTTATTCATGGGCTAGAGGGGATAAGTTAAAGGTTAAGTATTATAAAGAAATAATTAAGTTGATAAAAAATAATATATAG
- a CDS encoding nucleotide sugar dehydrogenase has translation MEELKIAVIGLGYVGLPLARLFSTKYECIGFDLNQSRVDALNSGHDMTLEVSDDLLRKALENGFKCTSNIDEISNCNFYVVAVPTPVDLNNRPDLTPLIGASTTVGKVISKGDIVVYESTVYPGVTEEECLPVVEEVSGLTYNVDFYAGYSPERINPGDKEHTVEKIKKVTSGSTPEIADIVDSVYNSVLVNGTHKAPSIKVAEASKIIENSQRDVNIAFMNELSKIFNAMGIDTNDVIEAASSKWNFIKLKPGLVGGHCISVDPYYLIQKAQVYGVLPRIMSAARRLNDGMGDYVANQVIRLMNKKGILVKDSKILLLGFTFKEDCPDIRNTKVIDIYSTLHEYTSDITVYDAWANSAKVAHEYGISILTAGLDNLVGQFDAVVLCVGHKEFRHMNIRGFLRSDMGVVYDVKAVLSKDIIDGRL, from the coding sequence ATGGAAGAATTAAAGATTGCCGTAATAGGTCTTGGTTATGTTGGGCTACCTTTGGCTCGATTGTTTTCGACAAAATATGAATGTATTGGTTTTGATCTGAACCAGTCTCGTGTTGATGCTTTAAATTCCGGTCATGATATGACTTTAGAGGTTTCTGATGACTTACTTCGGAAAGCGTTAGAAAATGGTTTCAAATGTACCAGTAATATTGACGAAATAAGTAATTGTAACTTTTATGTTGTAGCTGTACCAACCCCTGTGGATTTGAATAATCGCCCCGATCTTACACCTTTGATTGGTGCGAGTACAACAGTCGGAAAAGTTATTTCAAAAGGGGATATTGTTGTGTATGAATCTACTGTATATCCGGGAGTAACAGAGGAAGAATGTCTTCCGGTAGTCGAAGAGGTGTCTGGGTTAACATACAATGTAGATTTTTATGCAGGTTATTCACCAGAACGTATAAACCCGGGTGATAAAGAGCATACTGTTGAAAAGATTAAGAAAGTAACTTCCGGTTCGACTCCTGAGATTGCTGACATTGTTGATTCTGTTTATAATTCAGTGTTGGTTAACGGTACTCATAAAGCCCCTTCTATCAAAGTGGCTGAAGCTTCCAAAATAATAGAGAACTCCCAGCGCGATGTGAATATTGCCTTCATGAATGAACTCTCAAAGATCTTCAATGCAATGGGCATTGATACCAATGATGTTATTGAGGCTGCATCTTCCAAATGGAATTTTATCAAGTTGAAACCTGGCTTGGTCGGTGGTCACTGTATTAGTGTTGATCCTTATTATCTTATTCAGAAGGCCCAGGTTTATGGGGTACTCCCACGAATCATGTCTGCAGCAAGGCGCTTGAATGATGGTATGGGAGACTATGTCGCTAATCAGGTGATTAGATTAATGAATAAAAAAGGTATTCTTGTCAAAGATTCAAAGATTCTGCTTCTGGGTTTTACTTTTAAAGAAGATTGCCCTGATATTCGAAATACCAAGGTGATAGACATTTATTCTACCTTACATGAGTATACTTCTGACATTACCGTTTATGATGCTTGGGCTAATTCGGCTAAAGTGGCACATGAATATGGTATATCGATCCTGACTGCTGGTCTTGATAATTTGGTTGGACAATTTGATGCGGTGGTGTTGTGTGTTGGACATAAAGAGTTCCGGCATATGAATATTCGCGGCTTTCTCCGTTCTGATATGGGTGTTGTTTATGATGTTAAAGCTGTATTGAGTAAAGATATAATAGATGGCAGATTATAA
- a CDS encoding glycosyltransferase codes for MADYNSSICCIFNIGTHYRNPIYSKMSSELPCDFYFGDRLLTPIKKMDYTQLNHFRSELHNKYLFSQFYWQSKSVRLVFKPYTYYVLDGEPYCLSSWVILFWAKLLNKRTVAWTHGWYGRESIVKKVIKKLFYSLFSELMVYGEYAISLMSKEGFDKSKMVCIANSLDYDNQLKIRLNLSPSSIYSTHFSNSYPVLFYIGRVQKSKKLEYIIQAMDILKQKGFPVNLVVVGKDVDGVHLDCEIAKYNLGSHVWLYGPCYDEMRIGEMFYNADVCVSPGNVGLTAIHSLTYGCPVITHNNFPFQGPEFESIIQGKTGDFFQENDVNSLADTIQKWLSQNLHSREAIRQFAYQTIDTKWNLYYQMNILKQVFLKQAKDE; via the coding sequence ATGGCAGATTATAATTCTTCTATTTGTTGTATTTTTAATATAGGGACTCACTATCGCAATCCTATATATTCAAAAATGTCTTCGGAGCTTCCCTGCGATTTTTATTTTGGCGATCGTTTATTGACACCAATAAAGAAAATGGATTATACCCAATTGAACCATTTTCGCTCAGAATTGCATAACAAATATTTATTTTCTCAGTTTTATTGGCAATCTAAATCTGTCCGGTTAGTCTTTAAACCCTATACTTATTATGTATTGGATGGAGAACCTTATTGTTTGTCTTCATGGGTTATCCTTTTCTGGGCAAAACTTTTAAATAAGAGAACAGTAGCTTGGACTCATGGTTGGTATGGCAGAGAAAGTATTGTAAAGAAGGTTATAAAAAAGTTGTTTTATTCTTTGTTTTCTGAGTTGATGGTTTATGGCGAATATGCTATTTCCCTGATGTCAAAAGAAGGCTTTGATAAATCAAAGATGGTTTGTATTGCAAACTCTTTGGATTATGATAATCAGTTGAAAATTAGACTCAATTTATCGCCTTCTTCTATTTATTCTACTCATTTTTCCAACTCCTATCCTGTATTATTCTATATCGGGCGTGTGCAAAAATCGAAGAAGTTGGAATATATAATCCAAGCTATGGATATCTTGAAACAGAAAGGGTTTCCGGTAAATCTTGTTGTTGTCGGTAAAGATGTGGATGGGGTTCATCTTGATTGTGAAATAGCTAAATATAATCTTGGCTCTCATGTCTGGTTATATGGACCTTGTTATGACGAGATGCGCATAGGAGAGATGTTCTATAATGCGGATGTCTGTGTGTCTCCAGGGAATGTTGGCTTGACTGCTATCCATTCTCTGACTTATGGTTGTCCTGTTATAACCCATAATAATTTTCCTTTTCAGGGTCCTGAATTTGAGTCTATAATTCAGGGGAAAACCGGTGATTTTTTTCAGGAAAATGATGTAAATAGCCTGGCTGATACTATTCAGAAATGGTTAAGTCAGAATTTGCATAGTCGAGAGGCTATTCGGCAGTTTGCCTATCAGACAATTGATACCAAATGGAACTTGTATTACCAGATGAATATTCTCAAACAAGTTTTTCTTAAACAAGCTAAGGATGAATGA
- a CDS encoding polysaccharide deacetylase family protein: MNDFRSLIRNSVLDILGIFSRPQNGIHILNGHMICRGVANDQAKYYFSYQLKELSRHVRFIRVEEATSLILNHESVDEPLVAFTFDDGFMECHSMIAPVLEQFGVNAAFFINPNFANGDDVYIQNFTNNIVLTPGKTPMRWKEIRDLHERGHIIGAHTMDHYMINDSNWVELDKQIGCCKSVIEQELSTSCEYFAFPYGRLEHANQSSIDIACKYYKYVFSQSDYKHYFSFGGRVINRRHFEPFWPVKHVSYFLSCHKK, translated from the coding sequence ATGAATGACTTTCGGAGTTTAATAAGGAATAGTGTTTTGGATATTTTAGGGATATTTTCCCGTCCTCAAAATGGTATTCATATATTGAATGGACATATGATATGTCGTGGAGTGGCTAATGATCAAGCAAAATATTATTTTTCTTATCAATTAAAAGAACTTTCCCGACATGTACGTTTCATAAGGGTGGAGGAGGCCACTTCTCTAATTCTCAATCATGAAAGTGTCGATGAACCTTTGGTTGCCTTTACATTTGACGATGGTTTTATGGAATGTCATTCAATGATAGCACCTGTTTTGGAACAGTTTGGGGTGAATGCGGCTTTTTTTATCAATCCCAATTTTGCGAATGGGGATGATGTGTATATTCAAAATTTTACAAATAACATAGTTCTCACTCCCGGTAAAACTCCAATGCGGTGGAAAGAGATAAGGGATTTGCATGAGAGGGGACATATTATTGGTGCACATACAATGGATCATTATATGATTAATGATAGTAATTGGGTGGAATTAGACAAGCAAATAGGTTGTTGTAAATCGGTAATAGAACAGGAACTCTCTACTTCTTGTGAATACTTTGCCTTTCCATATGGACGCTTGGAACACGCTAATCAATCTTCGATTGATATTGCATGTAAGTATTACAAATATGTGTTTTCTCAATCGGACTATAAACATTACTTTTCTTTTGGCGGTCGCGTAATTAACAGACGGCATTTTGAGCCTTTTTGGCCCGTGAAACATGTTTCTTATTTTTTGAGTTGCCATAAAAAATAG
- a CDS encoding glycosyltransferase family 4 protein — protein MKTLFQINVVANSGSTGHIAEELGRLVIASGWKSYIAYGRWACPSQSMLIRVGTRFDLFVHGLKSMFFDRHGFGSRRATLHLISKIEKIKPDIIHLHNLHGYYLNCEVLFDYLSTAKIPVVWTLHDCWSFTGHCVHFQNIGCEKWKTGCFACPNIRDYPKALGCDNSRMNFIEKKRLFTSVERMMIVPVCNWLSDMLSKSYLSQIKRQTIVNGIDLEMFTPKGNRDVIKSNLGVGTRYMILAVATVWGITKGFDDLIYLNSLLPDKSVIVVVGVTTKQIKKLPGNMIGIERTENTSQLVEIYSAADIFINPTYQDTLPTVNIEALACGTPVITYDTGGSADIVDSDTGMVLKRGDIHTLLEKILEIRERGKESYIIKCRQRALQFFDKSKQLSYYLSLYDQLLNKER, from the coding sequence GTGAAAACTCTCTTTCAAATAAATGTTGTTGCTAACTCTGGTTCCACCGGCCATATTGCAGAGGAGTTAGGGCGTTTGGTTATTGCTTCTGGCTGGAAAAGTTATATTGCTTACGGTCGTTGGGCCTGTCCCAGCCAATCTATGTTGATTCGGGTTGGAACTAGATTTGATCTCTTTGTCCATGGCTTGAAATCCATGTTTTTTGACAGGCATGGTTTTGGTTCACGGAGAGCTACCTTGCACTTAATCTCAAAAATAGAGAAAATAAAACCGGACATAATCCATTTGCATAATCTTCATGGCTATTATTTAAACTGTGAGGTTTTATTTGACTATCTATCTACAGCTAAAATACCTGTTGTTTGGACTTTGCATGATTGTTGGAGTTTCACGGGACATTGTGTCCATTTTCAGAATATCGGGTGTGAGAAGTGGAAGACAGGTTGTTTTGCATGTCCCAATATACGAGATTATCCCAAAGCTTTAGGTTGTGATAACTCTCGTATGAACTTTATAGAAAAGAAGAGATTGTTTACTTCGGTTGAACGTATGATGATTGTACCTGTTTGCAATTGGCTAAGTGATATGTTGAGTAAGTCATATCTTTCTCAAATAAAACGGCAGACTATTGTTAACGGGATTGATTTGGAAATGTTTACTCCCAAAGGTAATCGTGATGTGATAAAAAGTAATTTAGGGGTAGGGACACGATATATGATTTTAGCAGTCGCTACGGTTTGGGGGATTACGAAGGGGTTTGATGATCTTATATACCTCAACTCTTTATTACCAGATAAGAGTGTAATTGTAGTGGTGGGGGTAACCACGAAACAGATAAAAAAATTACCTGGTAATATGATTGGTATAGAGAGAACGGAAAATACTAGTCAATTGGTTGAAATATATTCTGCTGCAGATATTTTTATAAACCCGACATATCAAGATACATTACCTACAGTCAATATTGAAGCGCTTGCTTGTGGTACTCCTGTTATAACTTATGATACCGGAGGCAGTGCTGATATTGTAGATTCTGATACGGGAATGGTTTTAAAACGTGGGGATATTCATACGTTATTAGAAAAGATTTTAGAAATAAGAGAAAGAGGTAAAGAGTCTTATATAATAAAATGTCGTCAGAGAGCATTGCAATTTTTTGATAAGTCAAAGCAGTTGAGTTACTACTTGTCTCTTTATGATCAATTACTAAATAAAGAAAGATAG
- a CDS encoding glycosyltransferase family 2 protein: MKISLVTVTFNSAKTLCDTIHSVLSQSYTNIEYIIVDGLSNDETVTLIKEYEPLFQGRLKWISEKDKGLYDAMNKGIRMSTGDIVGIINSDDFYHRGDVLEKVAESFEAGETEAIYGDVRFVNPDNLDRTVRYYSSKRFVPSLFRFGFMPAHPTFFTYRKYFDQFGYYKTNYKIAADYELLVRFLYVHRLKSKYLPLDFMKMRTGGASTASIKSNILLNKEIVRACKENGIWTCYPLLLLKYLVKVFELIFIKK, from the coding sequence ATGAAAATATCCCTTGTTACTGTCACTTTTAATAGTGCTAAGACGCTTTGTGATACGATTCATTCTGTCCTTTCACAGTCTTATACTAATATAGAATATATAATAGTGGATGGTTTGTCTAATGATGAAACCGTTACACTTATTAAAGAATATGAGCCTCTGTTTCAAGGTCGTTTGAAATGGATAAGTGAGAAAGACAAGGGACTCTATGATGCTATGAATAAAGGAATTCGAATGTCTACCGGGGATATTGTCGGGATTATTAATTCGGATGATTTTTATCATAGAGGAGACGTTTTAGAAAAAGTTGCTGAGTCGTTTGAAGCTGGTGAGACAGAGGCTATTTATGGAGATGTACGTTTTGTAAATCCTGATAATTTGGATAGGACAGTTCGCTATTATTCCTCTAAAAGGTTTGTCCCATCCTTGTTTCGATTTGGATTTATGCCTGCTCATCCAACTTTTTTTACTTATCGAAAATATTTTGATCAGTTTGGCTATTATAAAACAAATTATAAAATAGCTGCTGATTATGAGTTGCTTGTTCGTTTTTTATATGTACACCGGTTAAAGAGTAAATATTTACCTTTGGATTTTATGAAAATGAGGACAGGAGGTGCGAGTACGGCTTCTATTAAAAGTAATATCCTATTGAATAAAGAGATAGTCAGAGCCTGTAAGGAGAATGGAATATGGACTTGTTATCCTTTGCTTCTATTAAAATATTTAGTAAAAGTATTTGAACTGATTTTTATAAAAAAATGA
- a CDS encoding NAD-dependent epimerase/dehydratase family protein: MNILISGIHGFVGSNFIRALKDKHTLYGLDIVSPAKEGVVTTFSWQDFEPTSFPFQTLPQFDAIIHLAGKAHDTKKQSAAQSYFDINTGLTQKIFDFFLESSAKKFIFFSSVKAAADSVVGDVLTEDVIPTPVGPYGESKIKAEEYIKNHFMFPTSSISEDRSLRLEKEKGRIPKNKQVYILRPCMIHGPGNKGNLNLLYNVVKKGIPWPLGDFDNRRSFTSIDNLCYVIEGLLNQDVPTGIYHMGDDEALSTNELIGIMCEAMGKKPHIWKMNKRVMEGCAGLGTLMHLPLNTERLRKLTENYVVSNAKIKAALGIDKLPVTAKEGLMKTIRSFEETK, from the coding sequence ATGAATATACTTATTTCTGGAATTCATGGTTTTGTAGGCTCTAATTTTATTAGGGCTTTGAAAGATAAACATACTTTGTATGGGCTTGATATTGTTTCTCCTGCTAAAGAGGGAGTCGTAACTACTTTTTCTTGGCAAGACTTCGAACCCACATCTTTTCCTTTTCAAACTCTTCCCCAATTCGATGCCATTATTCATCTTGCCGGAAAGGCCCATGATACGAAAAAACAATCAGCCGCTCAGTCCTATTTTGACATCAATACCGGTCTGACTCAAAAGATATTCGACTTCTTTTTGGAGTCTTCTGCCAAGAAATTCATTTTCTTTAGTTCGGTGAAAGCTGCTGCCGATAGTGTAGTAGGAGACGTGCTTACTGAAGACGTGATTCCTACTCCGGTTGGTCCTTATGGGGAGAGTAAGATTAAGGCGGAAGAATATATAAAAAATCATTTTATGTTTCCAACTTCTTCTATTAGTGAGGATCGGTCTTTGCGGTTGGAAAAAGAGAAGGGGAGGATACCCAAGAATAAACAGGTGTATATTCTTCGTCCCTGCATGATTCACGGACCGGGAAATAAAGGGAATCTGAATTTATTATATAATGTAGTGAAAAAAGGAATCCCTTGGCCTCTTGGCGATTTTGATAATCGCCGTTCGTTTACTTCAATCGATAACCTTTGTTATGTGATTGAGGGGCTTTTGAATCAGGATGTGCCTACGGGCATCTACCATATGGGAGATGATGAAGCTCTTTCAACGAATGAACTGATTGGCATCATGTGTGAAGCAATGGGAAAAAAGCCGCATATCTGGAAAATGAACAAAAGGGTTATGGAAGGATGTGCCGGCCTGGGTACTTTGATGCATTTACCTTTGAATACGGAAAGACTTCGTAAACTGACGGAAAATTATGTGGTAAGCAACGCTAAGATCAAGGCCGCTTTGGGCATTGATAAATTACCTGTAACGGCTAAAGAAGGATTGATGAAGACCATTCGTTCATTTGAAGAAACTAAATAA
- a CDS encoding MraY family glycosyltransferase, translating into MYYLIILVLLFLAELFYFRIADKCNIIDKPNERSSHTRITLRGGGIIFYFGALAYFLTNHFEYPWFMLALSLITFISFIDDIRSTSQGLRLVFHFTAMALMFYQWGLFSLPWWTILVALIICTGIINAYNFMDGINGITGGYSLIILIALAYINRIYVPFVEPDLIYTMLCAVLVFNFFNFRKQARCFAGDVGSVSIAFVILFLIGSLIIKTENFGWLILLAVYGVDSVLTIVHRLMLHENIGLPHRKHLYQIMANELRIPHVVVSLVYMIAQIIIIIGYLYCRNYGYWYLLGCILLLSGIYIVFMHKYFHLHLLSKR; encoded by the coding sequence ATGTACTATCTAATAATCTTAGTTCTGCTATTCCTGGCAGAACTTTTTTATTTCCGTATTGCGGATAAGTGTAACATTATCGATAAGCCTAACGAACGTAGTTCACATACCCGGATTACACTGCGTGGTGGAGGGATCATCTTTTATTTTGGGGCGTTGGCTTATTTTCTGACAAACCACTTTGAATATCCATGGTTTATGCTGGCTTTGAGTCTGATAACCTTTATCAGTTTTATAGATGACATCCGTTCTACTTCGCAAGGACTTCGTCTGGTCTTTCATTTTACGGCAATGGCTTTGATGTTTTATCAATGGGGGCTGTTTAGCTTGCCTTGGTGGACGATCCTTGTTGCCCTGATCATTTGTACTGGGATTATCAATGCTTACAACTTTATGGATGGCATTAATGGCATAACAGGCGGATATTCATTGATCATTCTGATAGCATTGGCCTACATAAATAGGATATATGTCCCATTTGTTGAACCGGACCTTATTTATACTATGCTTTGCGCAGTATTGGTCTTTAATTTTTTTAATTTCCGCAAACAAGCGAGATGTTTTGCCGGTGATGTCGGTTCGGTCAGTATAGCTTTTGTAATCCTGTTCCTGATCGGAAGTTTAATTATCAAAACAGAGAATTTTGGCTGGCTTATATTGCTTGCTGTATATGGAGTAGATAGTGTGTTGACGATCGTTCATCGATTGATGCTTCACGAAAATATTGGTTTGCCTCACCGGAAACATTTATATCAGATAATGGCTAATGAACTGAGAATACCGCACGTAGTAGTATCGTTGGTGTATATGATTGCGCAAATTATAATTATCATCGGATATTTATATTGCCGGAATTATGGTTATTGGTATTTATTGGGCTGTATCCTCTTGCTGAGTGGAATATATATTGTTTTTATGCACAAATATTTTCACTTGCATCTTTTATCTAAAAGATAA